The following are encoded in a window of Euwallacea fornicatus isolate EFF26 chromosome 21, ASM4011564v1, whole genome shotgun sequence genomic DNA:
- the LOC136345710 gene encoding odorant receptor 67c-like, with amino-acid sequence MPQVNNNLLLKIALCLVGLRFFDPRNRTSKWLFYVWMCLWGGNTLNIAIRFVENLLRKNFSDIPENFAYLVGHAGCQFGCFLFGLHNKEWNRLFEFLLGSYQKFGKSSHFDRVKSFGDLMGKGLLIYISCGLVVYTTVVILDEDECEKQNKGAKMCGVLNPTWLPSHIHLTGLEKRLILVYQMVATYLMTGLVFVTFMTFHASLLIGDRASDLCTLFGKICLISGQKIQFQAFTNWVNYHEDTIRLCFMLNKVYKKTIGHLSLLVGVTLAFLGYQFIRDGSLKSLIYISGYTLLISVCCYSGQLLEDKMMKVGRSVYLSKWYLTRQEIREWIPLIILRSQQSVALDALPLGSANNALLLTVAKTTYTYLALLQQTMER; translated from the exons ATGCCTCAAGTCAACAACAACCTGCTACTCAAAATCGCTCTGTGTCTCGTAGGGCTCCGTTTCTTTGACCCTAGAAACCGCACCTCAAAATGGTTATTTTACGTGTGGATGTGCCTATGGGGTGGTAACACCCTCAACATTGCCATACGTTTCGTCGAGAACCTCTTAA GAAAGAACTTTAGCGATATTCCAGAGAACTTTGCCTACCTCGTGGGGCATGCTGGATGTCAATTTGGATGTTTCCTCTTTGGCCTGCACAACAAAGAATGGAATCGATTATTTGAATTCTTATTGGGGTCTTaccaaaaatttggaaaatcttCGCACTTCGACAGAGTTAAATCTTTTGGAGATTTAATGGGCAAAGGTTTATTGATCTACATTAGTTGCGGCCTTGTCGTTTACACCACTGTAGTAATTCTCGATGAAGACGAATGTGAAAAG CAAAACAAAGGAGCTAAAATGTGTGGGGTTCTAAACCCTACATGGCTGCCTTCACATATCCACCTCACAGGTCTAGAAAAGCGCTTGATCTTGGTCTATCAAATGGTAGCGACATATCTTATGACAGGTTTAGTGTTTGTTACGTTCATGACTTTTCATGCAAGTTTACTAATTGGGGATAGAGCCAGTGATCTTTGCACtctttttgggaaaatatgTCTCATCTCTGGTCAGAAAATCCAGTTCCAGGCCTTTACTAATTGGGTAAATTACCATGAAGACACCATTAG GTTATGCTTCATGCTAAATaaagtttacaaaaaaaccATTGGACATCTGTCCTTGTTAGTGGGAGTGACTTTAGCTTTTCTAGGATATCAGTTTATCAGGGATGGGAGCCTCAAAAGCTTGATTTATATTTCCGGATACACCTTGTTGATATCTGTTTGTTGTTATTCTGGACAGCTCTTGGAAGACAAG ATGATGAAGGTGGGAAGGTCCGTGTATTTAAGCAAGTGGTACCTCACTCGCCAGGAAATTAGAGAGTGGATTCCTTTAATTATCCTCAGAAGTCAGCAGAGTGTGGCCTTAGACGCTTTGCCTTTAGGCAGCGCTAATAATGCCCTCCTTCTTACA GTGGCTAAAACTACTTACACTTATCTAGCTCTGTTGCAACAAACCATGGAAAGATaa